In one window of Bos taurus isolate L1 Dominette 01449 registration number 42190680 breed Hereford chromosome 15, ARS-UCD2.0, whole genome shotgun sequence DNA:
- the P4HA3 gene encoding prolyl 4-hydroxylase subunit alpha-3 isoform X3, with amino-acid sequence MKDNKVALKDGYERVEQDLPAFEDLEGAARALMRLQDVYMLNVKGLARGVFQRVTGSAVTDLYSPRRLFSLTGDDCFQVGKVAYDMGDYYHAIPWLEEAVSLFRGSYGEWKTEDEASLEDALDHLAFAYFQAGNVLCALNLSREFLLYSPDNKRVARNVLKYEKLLAESPNQAVAETVMQRPNVPHLQTRDTYEGLCQTLGSQPTHYRIPSLYCSYETSSSPYLLLQPVRKEVIHLEPYVVLYHDFVSDAEAQTIRGLAEPWLQRSVVASGEKQLPVEYRISKSAWLKDTVDPVLVTLDHRIAALTGLDVQPPYAEYLQVVNYGIGGHYEPHFDHATSPSSPLYRMNSGNRVATFMIYLSSVEAGGATAFIYGNFSVPVVKNAALFWWNLHRSGEGDGDTLHAACPVLWPTSGYTSMDRNSADPAARDLKTKVLAERSWRSPLAFQRSQKSKTRVREEKGEQASGGGPCQHCLFLANGRQGSGL; translated from the exons ATGAAGGATAATAAAGTGG CTCTCAAGGATGGTTATGAGAGGGTGGAGCAGGACCTGCCAGCCTTTGAGGACCTCGAGGGAGCAGCAAGGGCCCTGATGCGGCTGCAGGACGTGTACATGCTCAATGTGAAGGGACTTGCCCGAGGCGTCTTCCAGAGAGTCACAGGCTCTGCTGTCACTGACTTGTATAGTCCCAGGCGACTTTTCTCCCTCACCGGGGATGACTGCTTCCAAGTTGGCAAG GTGGCCTATGACATGGGGGATTACTACCATGCCATTCCATGGCTGGAGGAGGCCGTCAGTCTCTTCCGAGGCTCTTATGGAGaatggaagacagaggatgaggcaAGTCTTGAGGATGCCTTGGATCACCTGGCCTTCGCCTATTTCCAG gCAGGAAATGTTTTGtgtgccctcaacctttcccgggagtttcttctgtaca GCCCAGATAATAAAAGGGTGGCCAGAAATGTCTTGAAGTATGAAAAGCTCTTGGCAGAGAGCCCTAACCAGGCTGTAGCAGAGACTGTCATGCAGAGACCCAATGTGCCCCACCTGCAGACCAGGGACACCTACGAGGGGTTATGTCAGACCCTGGGTTCCCAG CCTACTCACTACCGGATCCCCAGCCTCTACTGCTCCTATGAGACCAGTTCCAGTCCTTACCTGCTGCTCCAGCCTGTGCGGAAGGAGGTCATCCACCTGGAGCCCTATGTTGTTCTCTACCATGACTTTGTCAGTGACGCCGAGGCTCAGACGATCAGAGGGCTTGCGGAACCATGG TTACAGAGATCCGTGGTGGCGTCAGGTGAAAAGCAGTTACCAGTGGAGTACCGCATCAGCAAGAG TGCCTGGCTGAAGGACACTGTTGACCCAGTGCTGGTGACCCTTGACCATCGCATTGCTGCCCTCACGGGCCTTGATGTCCAGCCTCCCTACGCAGAGTATCTCCAGGTGGTGAACTATGGAATTGGAGGGCACTATGAGCCTCACTTTGACCATGCTACG TCACCAAGCAGCCCACTGTACAGAATGAACTCTGGGAACCGGGTCGCAACATTTATGATCTAT TTGAGCTCGGTGGAAGCCGGAGGAGCCACAGCCTTCATCTACGGCAACTTCAGCGTTCCTGTGGTCAAG AATGCAGCACTCTTTTGGTGGAACCTGCATAGGAGTGGTGAAGGGGATGGTGACACACTTCATGCTGCCTGCCCTGTCCTG TGGCCAACAAGTGGATACACGAGTATGGACAGGAATTCCGCAGACCCTGCAGCTCGAGACCTGAAGACTAAAGTGTTGGCTGAGAGAAGCTGGAGGAGTCCTTTGGCTTTCCAAAGAAGCCAGAAGTCAAAAACTAGGGtaagagaggagaaaggggagcAAGCTTCTGGAGGAGGCCCTTGTCAGCACTGTCTGTTCCTTGCAAATGGGAGACAAGGAAGTGGTCTCTAA
- the P4HA3 gene encoding prolyl 4-hydroxylase subunit alpha-3 isoform X4: MRLQDVYMLNVKGLARGVFQRVTGSAVTDLYSPRRLFSLTGDDCFQVGKVAYDMGDYYHAIPWLEEAVSLFRGSYGEWKTEDEASLEDALDHLAFAYFQAGNVLCALNLSREFLLYSPDNKRVARNVLKYEKLLAESPNQAVAETVMQRPNVPHLQTRDTYEGLCQTLGSQPTHYRIPSLYCSYETSSSPYLLLQPVRKEVIHLEPYVVLYHDFVSDAEAQTIRGLAEPWLQRSVVASGEKQLPVEYRISKSAWLKDTVDPVLVTLDHRIAALTGLDVQPPYAEYLQVVNYGIGGHYEPHFDHATSPSSPLYRMNSGNRVATFMIYLSSVEAGGATAFIYGNFSVPVVKNAALFWWNLHRSGEGDGDTLHAACPVLWPTSGYTSMDRNSADPAARDLKTKVLAERSWRSPLAFQRSQKSKTRVREEKGEQASGGGPCQHCLFLANGRQGSGL, translated from the exons ATGCGGCTGCAGGACGTGTACATGCTCAATGTGAAGGGACTTGCCCGAGGCGTCTTCCAGAGAGTCACAGGCTCTGCTGTCACTGACTTGTATAGTCCCAGGCGACTTTTCTCCCTCACCGGGGATGACTGCTTCCAAGTTGGCAAG GTGGCCTATGACATGGGGGATTACTACCATGCCATTCCATGGCTGGAGGAGGCCGTCAGTCTCTTCCGAGGCTCTTATGGAGaatggaagacagaggatgaggcaAGTCTTGAGGATGCCTTGGATCACCTGGCCTTCGCCTATTTCCAG gCAGGAAATGTTTTGtgtgccctcaacctttcccgggagtttcttctgtaca GCCCAGATAATAAAAGGGTGGCCAGAAATGTCTTGAAGTATGAAAAGCTCTTGGCAGAGAGCCCTAACCAGGCTGTAGCAGAGACTGTCATGCAGAGACCCAATGTGCCCCACCTGCAGACCAGGGACACCTACGAGGGGTTATGTCAGACCCTGGGTTCCCAG CCTACTCACTACCGGATCCCCAGCCTCTACTGCTCCTATGAGACCAGTTCCAGTCCTTACCTGCTGCTCCAGCCTGTGCGGAAGGAGGTCATCCACCTGGAGCCCTATGTTGTTCTCTACCATGACTTTGTCAGTGACGCCGAGGCTCAGACGATCAGAGGGCTTGCGGAACCATGG TTACAGAGATCCGTGGTGGCGTCAGGTGAAAAGCAGTTACCAGTGGAGTACCGCATCAGCAAGAG TGCCTGGCTGAAGGACACTGTTGACCCAGTGCTGGTGACCCTTGACCATCGCATTGCTGCCCTCACGGGCCTTGATGTCCAGCCTCCCTACGCAGAGTATCTCCAGGTGGTGAACTATGGAATTGGAGGGCACTATGAGCCTCACTTTGACCATGCTACG TCACCAAGCAGCCCACTGTACAGAATGAACTCTGGGAACCGGGTCGCAACATTTATGATCTAT TTGAGCTCGGTGGAAGCCGGAGGAGCCACAGCCTTCATCTACGGCAACTTCAGCGTTCCTGTGGTCAAG AATGCAGCACTCTTTTGGTGGAACCTGCATAGGAGTGGTGAAGGGGATGGTGACACACTTCATGCTGCCTGCCCTGTCCTG TGGCCAACAAGTGGATACACGAGTATGGACAGGAATTCCGCAGACCCTGCAGCTCGAGACCTGAAGACTAAAGTGTTGGCTGAGAGAAGCTGGAGGAGTCCTTTGGCTTTCCAAAGAAGCCAGAAGTCAAAAACTAGGGtaagagaggagaaaggggagcAAGCTTCTGGAGGAGGCCCTTGTCAGCACTGTCTGTTCCTTGCAAATGGGAGACAAGGAAGTGGTCTCTAA